The segment GCAGCCGAAAAGGTTCTTGATAGCTCCGGAGATGCGCACCAGACCATGCGTCTTGAACTTCGGAATGTTGATCAGGACATCACATTCGTCGAGCGCTTTTGTGAGGAGCAGGCGGTGGAAGACCTTAGCTTCGGGGATCTCGCGCTCGATGGAGGAGCCGTCGAATCGGACGGGCTCGATGCCTGCGCGCTCGATTGATTCCATCATGCCGGTTACCGAAAGCAGGCGCTTATACTTATCCCAGTTCTCCGCGCCGATGCTCGGGCTGTCGCCGACCGAGCATACGATCCCCGAAGTAGCGGCGGCCAATCCCGCGACCGCCTCCATGACGGCGGGATGAGTGCATACCGCCGAATCGGGCGGCCTGGATGAGAGCAGATTGGGCTTCAGAAGGACCTTCTGCCCCGGAGAGACGAACTGCCCCATGCCGCCAAGGAGGTCCACCGCCTCCTTCACGGCCTTGAAGACCTTGGAGGGAGTGTAGTCTTCGCATTTGACTATTGCTACGGTAGCCATGCGGTCTACATTCTACTCCAGTTTGACAAACCAGTGCCAGCCCGGTAAGATTTCAAAGAGTGCGATTTCAGAGTATACTGCTCGCATGAGGGACTGATCATCAAGGCTGAGAAGGAGGCTTGAGATGGCATCCGACTATGCCGCGATCAAAGAAGAGAATTTCGCTCGATATGGTTGGGACATTGACCGAGTAGGCAAGACGTACCTAGCACACCAGTATAGCGACAGGACTCACTTCATATTCGAGCTCCTTCAGAATGCGGAAGATGCCCTTGCACGTCGCCGTGGGTGGAAAGGGCAACGTGGAATCAGGTTTGAGCTATCGAAGACATCACTTCGCGTATCCCACTTTGGAGAGCGGTTTGATACCGAGGATGTACGCGGTATCTGTGGAATCGGCCAGAGTACAAAGGCTCTGACAGATATCGGTCGTTTCGGGATTGGATTCAAGTCAGTCTATGCCTATACCGACAGGCCTGAAGTCTATTCACGCGACGAGCGTTTTGCCGTAGAGAGCTTCGTCTGCCCGGTTGGAATACCAGTAGCCGGCGGGGAACCTGATGAGACGGTCTTTGTGCTTCCGCTGCGGATTAATGATCGGTCAGCAGCAGCAGAGATAAGCAATGGTCTGCAAAAACTGGGGCCCAGGGTCCTGCTCTTCTTGCGACAGATCGAAGAGATCTCATGGTCGGTCGAAGGAGGGCCATCCGGCGTTTATTCTCGCAGCAAGCCCAGACATCTTGGCGAAGGGGTTCGAAAGGTCGTCCTTCGAGGACAAATGAAGGGTAAGGAAGTAATCGAGGAAAGCTGGCTGGTGTTCTCCCGTGGAGTTCTTTCTAACGGTAATAAGGTTGGCTATACGGAGATTGCCTTCGCTCTCGATCAGGATAGTAGAAAACAATCAATTCGTCGAATTGATGATTCTGCCCTCGTCGTGTTCTTCCCAACCATCGTTCCCACGAACCTGGGCTTCCTCGTTCAGGGACCGTATCGTACTACACCTAGCCGCGACAACATTCCCCGTGACGACCGCTGGAACAGATCCCTGGTCAAGCAGACGGCATTACTCTTGGTGGATTCGCTGGAGATCTTGCGAGACAAGGAGCTTCTGAGTGTTGAAGCATTGCGCTGCCTTCCATTGGAAGATACCAAGTTCTCTGAAGACAGTATGTTCGCTCCACTGTTCGGCAAAGTACGTTCGGCTTTGTCAAAAAAGCCTTTGCTGCCGAAATATGACAGCGGCTATGTCGCCGGCTGCTGTTCGAAGTTGGCCAGGGGGCAGGAATTACGCTCCCTATTCACCCGGCAACAACTCACAAAGCTTCTCGATTCGGAACATAAGCTCGCCTGGTTATCCGAAGATATCACCCAGGACAAGACCCCGGAATTACGTAGTTACCTGATGCAGGAGCTTGGCGTAGCTGAACTCACGCCAGAAAACGTTGTGCCTCGGCTTACCAAGGAGTTTCTGGAAGCACAAGACGATAAATGGATCGCCGCCCTATATGAGTTTCTTGCCGACCAGCGCAGTCTCCGACGCTATGGAACACTGGACAACTTGCCGCTAGTTCGGCTTCAAGATAGCACTCATATTGTCGCCGAGATTGACGGCGAGATGCAAGCCTTCCTCCCGGGCCCAACTGCCACCGACTTTCCCACTATTCGGCGAACCGTGTGTGGATCCGAGGATGCATTGAGCTTCCTGAAGGCGCTTGGTCTGCATGAAGCCGATACAGTTGATGACATCATACGAAATCTTTTGCCGAAATATGCCAACCGGCAGCTCGTCTCAAAGGATGACTATGAAACAGACATAGGCCGCATCCTTAAGGCATTTGCCACTGACTCTTGGGAGCAGCGTGAAAAGCTGGTCACGGCACTAGGAGAATGCAGCTTCATAATGGCCGTGGAAGCAGGAGATGGTTCTCGATTGATGGCCAAACCGGGCGATGTTTATTTGGCAACGGAACGTCTAAGAAAGCTATTC is part of the bacterium genome and harbors:
- a CDS encoding DUF362 domain-containing protein gives rise to the protein MATVAIVKCEDYTPSKVFKAVKEAVDLLGGMGQFVSPGQKVLLKPNLLSSRPPDSAVCTHPAVMEAVAGLAAATSGIVCSVGDSPSIGAENWDKYKRLLSVTGMMESIERAGIEPVRFDGSSIEREIPEAKVFHRLLLTKALDECDVLINIPKFKTHGLVRISGAIKNLFGC
- a CDS encoding DUF3883 domain-containing protein translates to MASDYAAIKEENFARYGWDIDRVGKTYLAHQYSDRTHFIFELLQNAEDALARRRGWKGQRGIRFELSKTSLRVSHFGERFDTEDVRGICGIGQSTKALTDIGRFGIGFKSVYAYTDRPEVYSRDERFAVESFVCPVGIPVAGGEPDETVFVLPLRINDRSAAAEISNGLQKLGPRVLLFLRQIEEISWSVEGGPSGVYSRSKPRHLGEGVRKVVLRGQMKGKEVIEESWLVFSRGVLSNGNKVGYTEIAFALDQDSRKQSIRRIDDSALVVFFPTIVPTNLGFLVQGPYRTTPSRDNIPRDDRWNRSLVKQTALLLVDSLEILRDKELLSVEALRCLPLEDTKFSEDSMFAPLFGKVRSALSKKPLLPKYDSGYVAGCCSKLARGQELRSLFTRQQLTKLLDSEHKLAWLSEDITQDKTPELRSYLMQELGVAELTPENVVPRLTKEFLEAQDDKWIAALYEFLADQRSLRRYGTLDNLPLVRLQDSTHIVAEIDGEMQAFLPGPTATDFPTIRRTVCGSEDALSFLKALGLHEADTVDDIIRNLLPKYANRQLVSKDDYETDIGRILKAFATDSWEQREKLVTALGECSFIMAVEAGDGSRLMAKPGDVYLATERLRKLFEGIEGVLLVDDSYPSLRGEDVRELLEACGATRYLQPIEVESAFTREERREMRQEGGCEDCSNEFPIEDFTLRGLDPLLDSLPAVDAPERSNLLWEALCDMEDRRGARAFSGAYRWTYHYQRTYHFDAAFVRQLNTAKWVPDQSGTLQPPSQVLFADTGWTENPFLLSKILFRPAAIDTLAKEAGIEPGVLDLLKRHGLTSVAELAERLGVTEEEPEEESEEEQESEDGGTVEDALGKLGVPPANPPEEENKPENEFVGGGTGSGGHSRGQHAGAGSGGSGGSGGHSGSGEHHEGHGHGRTEGGGKKAGGGSRPFISYIAVHSEEDEKDPDGLDHQARMELEEKAIGLILKHESALRRTPANTEGYDLIEPGSDGQPIRWIEVKAMTVGLDNRPVGLSHTQYDWARVCGKAYWLYVVEHAGDEDSARIVRIQDPAGRASSYTFDHGWLNIAEINLADDTEQSEDNG